Genomic segment of Sebastes umbrosus isolate fSebUmb1 chromosome 22, fSebUmb1.pri, whole genome shotgun sequence:
GCCCGATAACAGTCACAAGAGAAATCAGGCTTGGAAATCTTTAAAGAAAACGTGAGGACCAATCGTAATTAATGTTACATAACATATTGGAACTGTTTGGTTAATTGTAcaattttaaaacataaattttCCCTTGAGAATTATCAGGGCAGTGTTTTGGATTTTGCTTGTATATCCATCTCTTTGTTCAATATTGAATTATTATATAGCTTTTGTACATGATGGCACATTgtaatcaaaatgtaattaaaattcTGCCCAGAGggacaatatattgaatttaaaatagtcaaattaatgttttgttgtttccttGGTGTACTCTTTATTGTTGAAGTATTCTGTTTTTGTATTCCTTTAATGTGATGCTAAACTAAATAGGCCGGTTGCACAGTTAGTATATATATCGACATTTGTTTCCCAAAGATATTGCGGAAACTTTCactctatctactgtatatcatgACTCTTATCTGGAGGAAACTTGCTCCAGATAAAGGCCTCCTCAACTCTGTGAAACCGAGCCCATATGTAAActatttgtgacgtgttttttcgAGTGCATGTTTCCTATATTCgcattacattttgtatttgtaacCTCTTCTGTTTCTCTCGTTGCTTTTAATGGTCTCTCTTTTATattgtacatactgtatctttaGATCCGTGCCTCATTCAGACTTTGGTGAATTTTCGGTGTTTAAACTTATCAGTGGATTAAAGTGATACCAGGCTTGTGTTGTGATGTCTGGattcacaccacacacacacacacacacacacacatagataacgcacactctctctctctttttggtGTTCAGGTCCTGGTAGCCAACACTAATACCATCATACTTTAAGCTTTTAAtctaacaacattaaaacacacacacatacacatcctcACTGACACTAATACTTGGATGATGGCTTTGTAAGAGGCTCAACCCTGGACTAAGTCTAGCCACCTGAGAGAGCaccacacacccacgcacacacacagtttctctGGAATGCTAGCAATGTATCCAAACCACAGAAGTCTTGCAGAAAAAGCTCCTGTTTTTAGACTAACAAGCTGAACAATGGGTCTTGTCACAGTGCATGCATGCTCCACATACTAGTTttagtttggcattttgaaGGAAGAGGTCACACTAATAGACACAGAACACACGTACAAATGCAAATGTTCCCTAACCAACTTCTTTTTTGGATTATCTTTTATCAGATTTCAGCCATTCAAAATCAACATTTCTAAATGATGTTAGGATCTGTGAAGGCATTGTGACACCAATTGTACGGCTGTTACTGACACTTTCAAATAAAATGGGCCTCTTTGAATATTACTGTGGCTTCCCCTTTAGACAAATCAATCACGGGCTGTGGAATCGGGAATGCACCACAACTTTTCACACTTTTCATAGAGCTCCTCACAGCACAAAACGTCTAAAAAAGTCTATAGAGGCCTGATACAGACATTGGCACACAATCTTAACTTAAAACCCAACTACAGACTGTATACAGGCTTATTTGAAGCTAGTTAGTGATTAGCTCGGAAGGGAACTCAACATCAGTGTAGTAGCTTTTTAACCGACTTGCAGAACCCTTTTTCATCATATGAcgagtctttttttaaaacaaaccaaTAAAACACCTTGTTTCATTTGTGCAATCTAAGGTTATACATATTTTAAACTTGAATAATGTAACACGTTAAACCATGTGTCAGGAATTAGTATTTCTACTGCAGAAGTGAATCTAACAGACATGAAAATCGTGCTACATGTATCAGAATAGGCTGGCATGGTCATATGACATATGTCACAAGGTTTGATTAAGCATTCTGGGGATGTAATGCCtcttgcacgcacacacacacacacacacacacaggcctgcaTACCAGAATGACATGCTTTTAAATCCTCTAGTAGCTCAACATTTGTTTTACCACCTAATTTGGAGGTAACACATAAAGTACATGTGCATAACACTGCCATTAGTCAGTCAGTAGTAGTGCATCAGATTACAGGATTTACAGTGTAaacttttttacatttatataaataaaaagcagaTTCCTCCTCCATTCATCATCCCTCCCTTCTTTGTGGTTCCCACAGCTGTTAGTGTATCTCTCAGGGTGATCAGTTGCCCCTGAGCCGAGGAGAATTGCTCTGTATGACAGCCAGTGTTGAAGTTCCTCAACCCATCAGTGTGACAAATACATGATTTTTTACGCATTTATAAGCGGACGTGCCATCTGGTGCAGAGCTCCGGAGAAGAAGCATTGAAACTAAAACCAGGAGGAGATGTTGAGGGCATGTCTGTCGCTTCTTCTTGCAGCTGGATTATGAGTGAGAAGTGAGTGAAGTCGACGTAAAAGAGCCAAAAAGAGCCGGAAATCAAAGTTTCATCTTCAAAATTGAAGCGTGGCCTATTGCGTAAAGAAGAGGCAGGTGAGTTGTGGGGATCAAAAtctcaatatatatttttttcattttgcaacATGTCAAGCTAAGTCAGTAAGATATTTCTTGAGTTTTTCCATTTTCCTTTATGGAAATCGCATATTCCTGGCTGCCTTCttacttgctttttttttttttttttttttttcttgttttggggttaaatagttttttttttccaatattatatttattgttttttgttcattttgaaacaacagaacaaacattcacaatcgtccccaataataacattctcggtacaaagaaacttaataaacctaatattaatataaaataagccagtacatgaaatacaggaaaaacatatgtacaaaaaatagatacaagtaaaaaaatatatacacaagtaaaagaaataaaatctaaaaacaataaaatctatttatatatacatacatatactgtatacatatatacatacatacacatatacgcgTCTGCTTGCTTTCTTACTATGAAAATGTCATTGGATATTTATCAAGTCGTACTTGACACTGATCTGTCCTGTTTCTACCACTCATTCACCAATAAATGCTAATTATTCTCACTTTGTGCGCTTCATCcagggttttattttgaaaccttTTACCGGATGCTCGTTTTATCtcattgtgtgtgtctttccTTGTCTTTCCTCCAGACGGGAGCCCTGTGGCCGACGGGACGATGGCGTTAAcgggtctgctgctgctggagctggctCTGTGCGCCTGCTCCTTCGTCTGTGGGATCgttaccgctgcatccatcacCATAGTCCAGGTGACTTTAACCACAAACTAATAATAAAACTATATTAATGCTTCTTCTAGCTCCATCTTCTTCCGGGTAGACGCACTTTTTCAGTGAGTGCGTCGCTGCTGGAAAGtttgaaagttcaccaaagagACGAGAAATCACTTCAGAggttgtatttgtatttgttgccTAATTCTACAGTTAATAATTATCTTTTTGAGTCATTTGTGTTGTCTGTTCCAACATGAGCATCTTAGTAAACACTTTACTGGTCATTTTTACTGCTTTCAACATTTcaagaataatttattttataggCCTACAGCATAATATCTTTCTACATATTATGTATCAGGGGGTGTAATTGTCAAAACcagagcaaaaagaaaaaaagaagaagacgcGCTTTCACTTTCATCTGATTTGCTGCCAACTGCGTGGACACATCTCTCTCTGAATGGGTTATTAGGTTAAAACATCactatgtattgtattgtacagTATCCTAGCCTATAGGGGGGACTACTTATTCTTTATCAAACACACTATAGAAACACTATTTCCACCAGCAGTGGCTGTATATCACTCATTCCTTTCCACTTCATTTCATTAGCTGTGCTCATTATACGCTGCTGGCTAAAGGCActgtgaaaaacaacatttattttgaggCTTTAAACGcaactttctcttttctttcactcATCGGGAAAGCTGTGAAAGTGCGCGTGGATGTGCGTGCGCGCGCGGGTAATAACCGAGTCATGTGTCCAGATACTGTTCATCATCATGTGACCTGATGGTCCTCGTGCCCAATTATTCTCTTTATAGGAGTCAGATGCTGCAGTTTATGGGTTtatttgggtgtgtgtgtgtgtgtgtgtgtgtgtgtgtgtgtgtgtgtgtgtgtgtttgtgtgtgttctctgttgttgttgcaaTTCTAACAATATGAAAACAAAGTAAGAAAACTGAGACTGTtgaatgaaacaaaataaagaaaaaatcaaatgtctttgtgtctcttgtCTCTCAGGGTAACTTTGGAGGACGGTGTCTCCTTTATGGACTGGTCAGGTACAATGTGACAGCGGGCGTCATCGGGATCCAGTCATCCAGTGCCTCGTCTCTGTGCTATTTCGTGTCGGCCATATCAGTCCTGGTAGCAGTGGTGTGTTTCTCACTGTCTATGTACTGGGCTTACACGTTCTGCATCGACGGGGAGATCAGAAGGTAATggcacatgtgtttgtgtgtttgtgtgtgtgtcatcatacTGGTTGTCAGTGCCATGTTAGATCAAACaaaccttttaaagggactttGTCTTTTGGTCTACTTTTGCTGTTTGCTCTGTTGGAATCCTTGACATCATCATTGTATTGTCCTCTGTTTAAACTGATACTGGCTCTATAATGGTACATgtttatcgcgagggatcgcctcgcttcccagcattggacgcttgatagGCTGCCATTAGACAcaaggctcctgattggacgaacgcctcctcatgggctgctgctcccagctttcaaaccggaaccaacatggcagctcgtttggaaactttctcctcttatatcacgaaagtAGTTCATCGAAAAGTgtcttctgaaaacattttatgcgagaattaatccatgcagttgctgaatctgtttttattttggataaataacatttagtttaaaagtttctcgagagtttccagaggcggcgagtcgtgtcggacgcccctgatttgcattaagtagcctagacctcaattttatgcaaatgaggagcgggtcAACGTGACGGTTCGTCTCTcaaatcgcgccgccacgctaccagaatgcattacacggctgcttacatagacaatgaattgaaGCGTgtaaaggacggaggctgtggatgTGTACCATAATGGTacaggctactttatgcaaatcagggtgcaactcgccgcctctggaactCCCTAGAAAGTTTTAAACTAAACAAATCTGTCtttatctaaaataaagacagattcagcaactgcaacTGCAActgaaagcgttcgtccaatcaggtgtctagtggcagcccaccaagcgtccaatgctgggaaacGAGGTGATCCCTCTCGagaaaaacgcccctgtggacacgtaccattattCTGTAATCACCTTATTCAATACTTTACTATTTGGCAACCATGTGAAAGCTAACTTTACACAGCTTGAAGACAACTTTAATTCACTTGTTCAACTAGGATTTAACAGATATCAATGATTGAAGGCTACCTTTTAGATTGAAAGTATAAGATAAACTTTATTGATCGCACACAGGGATATCTAAGCtgataaaaattaaaaatttggCACTATGTTTCCACTCAAAATAGGGATGTGTAATCAATATGAAGTGTTAAAGCTGATACCAATATCCCATCCAGTATTTTCCCTCCCATTTCAGCCATCACAGGCATTCATATGTGAAAGAACTTTATTACAAATGAGCATGCAGCCCAGAACACTCAACCCAGACTTATTAAATTCTTTTGGGCGGATTAGCAGGATGgctttatttggttttactgcGAGTTTCACAGATTGAATAGCTTCCCTGAAGCTGGTCTAACAGTACAGGCTGCAGAACTggtgaggagaggaaaaaaacatttagtagAAATAAAAAACTGATCAAAAAGAGGACATAGGTCATAGGTATGTTATTGTAACACAGTCATATGTTACATACAGTAGTTTGACGTCATTTCCTCATTTGTCTAGCAGTTGAAATAACACTTTAATGTTCTTCTATTTCTCTTTTCCATGGCGTGCTCACgctctctctgtttgttctGTCCTCCACAGGGAGCGCATGTGGATGAACCTGATTATAGTTGTGAGCGGCGTCTTCCTGTTCTTCCTGCTCATCACGGGGTGCATGTTGAAGATCGGACGCGACTCGCTCTGCAACTCGGTCATACAGAGCGTTCCCAACATCACCaggtggcacacacacacacacacacacacaccctccacaCAATGCGACCAGACACATGCATGTACAGGCACGTCTACAGAAAACCAGAATCTCTCACAAACAAGTCAGAAATGAAactcaaaacaacattttgaacCCAGTGAGCTTTACTGCATGTTTGCTTGCTCATTCATCATTATGATATTATTACACTTTCAGTTGTTCTTTCAATAAAAAACTCCACTTTTATTTCCCCTTGGCATATGAAAGCAGATACCAGTGGATAACTTACTGTATAACGTTTTAATCAAAGTGGATATGTTCAATGTTTTATGATGATTTTGAAGGAAGTTTGGCAGCTAAACTATCGCCTGTTAACACCTATTTGATAGGACACAAAATATGCGTTGAAACTTGATTATCTGTAACTTTCTAACTTGtcatctctttctgtctcaaGATGTGAAGACGCCCAGGCTAGAAAATGGGCCAGTCCAATTAGAGGGGAGAGGTTCTACACCAGTCTATACAAAGCCGAGGTCAGTAGGCTTCATtcagtttcttttttatttcatgtctaGAATGGATACAAACCTAGTTCTTGTAACTCCTTGCATTATGCTGACAAAGGGACCAACTAAATGAATGTACTAGCCAACACACCCATACATCTACTCTGATTGTAAACtaggaaaatacattttacaagatttttTTGCCCCACATTATGAGTAAAGGATCGAGCTCAAGCTGAAAACTCCAAATgtccttttatttatatatacaaaaGATTTACATAACACTCACGCTAGATAGTTAGTTGTAGGGATGCACCTATAGCGGATCGGATATCTGGCCGCcgctgactcaaatagctggatcgggtatcgtgacaatggggccgatctatccaattcaattct
This window contains:
- the tmem179ba gene encoding transmembrane protein 179B, which codes for MALTGLLLLELALCACSFVCGIVTAASITIVQGNFGGRCLLYGLVRYNVTAGVIGIQSSSASSLCYFVSAISVLVAVVCFSLSMYWAYTFCIDGEIRRERMWMNLIIVVSGVFLFFLLITGCMLKIGRDSLCNSVIQSVPNITRCEDAQARKWASPIRGERFYTSLYKAETAVWVNFFFWLIIGILMIVQRRQSFGSKLIVGGYGGYGGPAGGLFGDPGVTAAETEPFFNRPARPQ